In the Mastacembelus armatus chromosome 16, fMasArm1.2, whole genome shotgun sequence genome, TTGATATGAGAGGCAACAAGCATCTACAGCATAATCACAGTTCGCAATCAGTTCTCAGGTGGATGTTGGCAAAATATTTACTTGGTAACTGTGCTTCGCCAACATTCACACAAAACTATGCAAAAATTGCATACAGATTAGAGTGAAATAGTGGAATTTCCCAAAGATCAGCATGTTACAGTGCGTACCAGTCTTTACACAACCCATGAGACCTAACACCTTCTGCCAACACGTCTCACACATCGAGCAGAAACTCAACATGAGAAAGTGGGAAATAGTAGTGAATAgcttgttgtgtgtgtatggcaaATCTCTCTAGCAGGAATGGGGCCTCCTTGATGCGTCACttaatatttcaaatgtcaTCAATTTCCAGTTGAATGGTTTCCTGAGGAAATACTCATTCAAGTTCTGGCAGAACGCCTCAGTGTGCAGTTTTCCCACACacacgcgtgcacacacacatttgcgtagatatctttgtgaggacccaTAATGCATATCCTAGTTCCTTACCCAAACCTTGAGCATTACAACTAAAAGCTGAATCTAAACTCTCACCCTAATTCTAgccttaaccctcaaacagacCTTTGCAGGTGTGTCAGGACGggtcaaaatgtcatttctgaaAATGTCCTCCCACCCATGCTACACAACTCAAAGGGGTCCTCACACAGTTGGCCATGCTAGTACAcgcacaaacatgcacacaatacctctctcattcactcagaTATACATTCTCCATCCTACACTTTCATCTAAGATAATGAGCCTTCTTGTTATCTTGTAGTAGTTCTTGTAATATCAAGGCAGCCAAACCCAACAAAAGACAATAATGACAATAACCTGTAATCTGTAACCGTCATTAAACTACAGACCAATGACAAAACGATTAGACTAAAAACCTGAtggtaataataaataataaccaCAAATGCTTTAAATGAACTCTGAATTGTGCTTAGTGTGCCAGGCCACTGTTGATCTTACCCTCTGCATAAAAATCAAAGAGTCACTGTAAAGAATGACTTTATATGATCAAATAATGAATCTATGCATTTACTATGTTTATGGTATTTCCAGAGGACTTTCACTTTGTCTAACCCAGATCATGAAACAATGTAACAATGGACTTTATTCTCTATCTTCAACAAAACTAAAATTCCCAAAAATCAAAAGGAAAACGATGCAATGACTGTAAGAATGTGGCAAACATGAATGAatgtatgcaaaaaaaaaaatcaaacaaaaaaacaaagatacgCTCTAATTTATGATGATTTTGACCCTTTACATAATTTTACAGTAAAATTCTTCAGAGAAAATGTGAAGTTTctatgcacagtgtgtcttaAATACCTCCAATCTCCTCTGTCTATTCTGTCTTCTTACCCTCATcctgtcttttcttctcttcatccaCAGGGGAGCCAGGAAAAATAGGCCTTCCTGGAGAGATCGGCCAGACAGGAAAAATGGGGCCTATTGGAGATAAAGGTATAACAAAGAAAAGTCACTTTCAAATTCATATTATTATTGCATACAGGAAGGTGTACAATAAACTTGTGAGAGAGCACATCAAGAGTGAAGTGACTCATATCCGGTGTATACATTTGCCTCTGTTCCAAGAAATGAGCCTGTAATTGTCAACAACAGGCTACAGAAATGCCAAAAACTGTATGTATCTGTGTCTCCTGTGGAGCCCAGTGACTTTGAAACCGCCTGTAAGAAGAAATTCCTGAACTTCTCCTCAGCTGGGACATTGCTCCATCACCATAGAttcaaaacattcaaattaGTAGAATGGACATTTCCACACAAATCAATAAACTTAATTAGTCTTAAGACtaatggaaaaaatgttttgagcCAATTGTGGTTTTGTTGTAAAGTCTATTCTCCCTCATGTTTTAAGTTATCATATCCAAACGTATAAGAATGCATAATCCTACACTATGATGTCAACCAGTTGCCTTGCCCAGAGTGGCTGAAACAATTTCTCTTTACTTTTATGTCCTTTTCCCCTGCCTTTAGGACATACAGTTCACTCAGCgttcattttgtttaatataCTTACACAAAATGTGGCTCTGCATCAGCTGTTGAGGTGAAGGAATTAGGTCACAGGTTTGGGTTTTCCTTGTCTGCAGCACAGATaccacctaaaaaaaaaaagtcttttgtGGGCAATGTTGGCTTTAGCAGAATCACACACGATAAAGCATGTCTACATGATCAAATTCATCCAAGATACTGTATAAGTTAGATTATTTTGAAACTGGTTTCCTTTCTTCTTGCTGCATACACAGTCTGTAGTATGTAGAGAACCTACATGGTACTTAGGCAAAACAACTATGAAGctataaacaataaaactgtgcGATTTACGACTTCATGCAGAGCAGGACTGCTTGTGGCATCAGACTGCGTGTTCCCTGACACTGCCACATAAGCAGGATACCATAGCTTATCTAACAGTATTCTATTTAAAGACCTATGGAGCTACAATACTAGGAGGTGATTTTATGCcataaatgtttgcttttgaCATATTTATAAATGTCTTTTCATAAGGTTGTTTAAAATGTATCAAATGAGTAAAACAAACGAGGCTCAACAGATTTTACAAAGTACATCACTGTTGTGGTTCTTCCTCATACAACATGTTTGTTCTGCAGCCCACTTCCCCAAAATCTGCAACTGCCAAAAGGGGGTTCATTTTGGCAGTAAAGCCTAACTATaagtgcatatatatatatattttgagaaaaaaatgtgttacatTTACAAATGGAGGATACGATTTCCCCACATTTctctatatttaaaaatatatataatataaaaatcatGTTAATGTCTAACCtgtgaattattttaaatgttttatgtgagATACAGCCATCTAGTGGTAATCTGTTGTAACTACAGCACAATATTAATAGAAGTAGTagtcaaatatttgtattaataGTCACTGATAGtacttttataaaaatattaagcaaaaataataattatcatTGCTGTTTAAATCATGAGATCTATATGTATCTATTCTGTATAGGTGACAAAGGCGACACAGGTTTGGATGGGCCCTCTGGTCTAAAAGGCAAACCAGGTGAGTCCAAGTTCTTGCTTGTGGTTGCACTGTGAGATTATAACCCTATTCTGCTCCCCACAGATCAACATGATGATGTTACAGCAATTTTACCTTCACtgccataaataaaacaaacatatttttcagaccTAAAGAGCACCACTAGACACTCACTATAATGTTCCCTACTGCTGCAAAGCTACAGCCTAGTATTAAATACACTGCAATCTGAATGACACAATAAAACAATCATTGTTTGCATATACAATCTGGCACATCAGACTTGAACTGCCATGATGACGCTGGTATTTAAGTGCTGACTTTTATCTttaagtgtgttttattatattgGCTAAACAGAGGAggtttgtatttctttttataaaatGCAGCAGAACTAATGAGTTTAAAGATGCAGATAAAGCAAGCAGTGATTTTTTCTATGGTCAAACACTGGAATGTTTCACTGGCCAAGTCCACATATGTACTTTCCTTGTTGAATAACAGACATAAGGCAGAAAGCCCAGAGACAATGGGAGCTGTACATGCCTGGCAGAGCATGTATTTGTTCAATTACTTTATGCCCCCTAAAACtgagaaattaaatttacattttctacAGTGTTCATTTAATATGAATGTAAAAACCACCTAATAAAATATGACAGTCAGTAATTTTGCCTCgtaattgttttatttcaaatccAATGTACAGAATACAGAACCACCATAAGAAAAACGTGTCACTACCTTAATGCATATTGCTCTGCTGCACACGTAATGAAACATCAAAGAATGCCTTGCAAATAAGCCAAGTTTGAATAATCAAGGGTAGGGCAGTAAAGGACACATCTGCATAGAGGGACTGTAGACGTGGTGCTGTAGGCCTTTGAACAGGCTCTCAATCCATTTTGCACAGAGAGCAAAGTGGTGCTCTACTACACAGTCTGATAGTTAAATATATTGCGGTTTAGTGTTATCTCCATTCCAGGGAGTGGATTATGTACATACTGAAATCCTGTGCTTATCCTTGCAGGCTCTACATGTGACTGTGGCAGGTACAGGAAGGTGGTTGGACAGTTGGATGTCAATACAGTCAAGCTGAGGAATGCAGTCAAGTTTGTAAAAAATGGTGAGATTTCCACTCCTGTGCTTAGCCTGCGCAACTACAAAACTATTTTTATCCCAATTCTTGGTTACTTCCAGTTACTTCACATCTGTCAAAGATAGTAGAGTTACCATACTAGGGTCCTCCGAATTCTACTTTGTTTACCtctgtaaagaaaaacacaatcaaCTAGACCTGCAAGCAAGTTTTAATAGGGTCCCAGCACCCaggtatatttatatatacacagtcTATTCAAGCTGAAGGGCATCGCTGTGCTTAGGGGTGGAGCCAAATCCTACTACAGTACTTAAAGTTCCGTAGTAGGCAAAGCAcaaatcgtaggtcacatggcAGTactggagaaacagaaagatatTTCTAACTATTTTGAGAAAATAACTGTTCTAATAACTCGATATTAGAAGATGCTGCAGAGCTTGTTTGACTGGGAGAAGGAATTAGGCTAATATTAGATTTCATCTGTTGTTTCTTCATATAACTTCACATTAGCCTATAATGTTTgcagggtttttgttttttttttttgcacacagcAAGATCTAGTTGGCTCCATTCTGGTTCATTCTGTTAATTTATCAGTATTAacaaacattcaacattcaagCAGCTATTTCGATTTCTAttacaatacaaaatataaatgattttgCTGCCTCAATAAATACAGATACAAATAGATCCATTCATAATCATTTAACTACAGGTATAAATGACTTGTCATCACATTTGCCTTAAGATATTACACCACTGTGTGCTctatgaaaaaatacatttttgctaTGGTTCTATATCAGTATATACTTTAGAAATCCTCAgaccacaaaaacaacatccaaAGTAAATGAACTACTCATTTTACTACATTTTAGTAAACTAGTAAACGAACTACATTTTAACTACTACTCATAAAATGGCTTGTCTTAACATTGTTCTCTGTAGAACATCAACATCGTCTTAGCACGAACCATTACGCAGGTGTGGAGTGCCCTCTAGTGAGAAAACTTTGGAAATACCCAAAAGAAATTGGTTTTTAATTACAGTGCTGAGGTAAACCCTGacagcataaaataaaacattttccctttataaacagaaaacaattatAATTTAAATGACAAGTTTTGGCAACCAACCAAATGAACTCAAAATAGACTAGTTTGTATTTCCTAAAGGAAATGCACAAACGCTAGAACCTACTGATTTTTAGTTCTGCATTTGCTTTTCTCCCTAGGGGGCACCATAGATGATAATGAAAACGCAACCAGAAGCAAAATAGTTTCAACACCACTGGTGCTTGGATCCCTAATTACAATAGGAAATGTACATAACCCATCACCCAGTTATATTTTAAACCTTAACCCTGTCCTGCTTAGTCATCTTGGGGCTGaaggaaacagaagagaggTACTACCTGCTAGTGAAGGAGCCTAAGAAGTTCAGAGAGGCTTCAGTGAACTGCAAACTAAGAGGAGGGACCCTGGCCATGCCAAAAACCAGCAACACCAACCAGCTCATGGCAGACTATGTCAGCCAGGCAGGACTGACCAGAGTTTATATAGGAGTGCAGGctcaaaacacagacaaagtaaGTGGTCTCCATAAGAACATATGTGTTGCCTTAAGGTAGGAACACATTAAGACGGTTAAACGTCCACAAGCATGCATAAGAATATAGTTACTAGATGAGATGAATCAAGTTTGTAGCTAATTAGCCAATTAACTTGTGGGTTTACTATGCATGATGCCACTACAGTGATATATCATTTTATAGGAGTTAGACTAGTGGGGAAAACTTGTCCAGTTTGTCACTATTATCAGAAGGAGCATGAGTATGAAGGGCAAATTATAATTACTTCTCTCCTGTGCTCTTGCCATCAGGATGGAGCAAGCAGTTATGTTTATGCAGACTCTAGCCCTCTGCAGGGGTTTGCAGCATGGAGTCAAGTGGAGGAGCTACATTTCAGATTATCTCCCACCACAAACTCCAGCTGCGTGGAGCTGCTCAGCACTGGAACATGGGCTCATGTGGAGTGTGACGCTACCATGTTTTTTATCTGTGAGTTCCCAAAGAtcaagagaagaggaggagcagaaagacAAGGAAGATCTGAGCCTGCATCATCATGAGTCAACAAGACATGCATGCAAAAGTCCATGCTTTGTGTACGTGCAATAATTTTACACATGGCTCACTTAGAAATAAGTTATATATTGTTCTTTATTGTCAGTAGTGGACAGTGGGGCAGATGAGCTCTTActtgacaaaaagaaacaagaatcCAGTTATCCTAACtccagaaaatacaacatttgtcatttttagagTTTAAAACTGAGATGAGAACTTCAGAGCAGTTTTGGGGGGGAGGGATTAAGCATTTACCAGACCTCATGAGACTGTTTAGAAACTGAAAGATTTAGATTAATCACAATCCAAttgtaactgtgtgtttttgtttttcatttttacatttatatgtaaTTTTTGACCCATCCAGGAATACTGCTCATGAATTCTCATTTGAATTAGTTTTTGAAGGATATAATGCTTTTTGCTGACCAGTTTCAAAAAGGGttattctaaaaataaaatatatctacTTTTCTCCAAAGCACATGATGAGAACGACAGAGTTCTGGATGGAAAAGGATGACTTTTCCATAAAGATGGAGAAGCCCACCAGTCAAGAGAAATGCAGTTTTGAGAATGTTAAAGAGGTACAAATGTgggtcaaacaaacaaacaaacaaagccatGTCTGAAATAATGATATACATTAATAACAACGTTTGTTTTATGAAAATTaggtgacatttttttaaatgatgtaaaCTTTTAGAGATAATGCTCTTTTCAAATGGGTCACAGAAGACAGAACAACTCACTCAGACTGTAACATCACACAGATGAAATAGTCAACCTTTAAACAGAACAGGTGAACAATATGAATACTATACCCTGCACATGCACCTCCAATGTATGAAATAAtgataaacaaagaaaattagCAAAAACTGCCAAATCATGTGTATTAATACCA is a window encoding:
- the colec10 gene encoding collectin-10; translation: MMARRWTTRILVPCVLAAVLSYVSASPEVCTNSLLPGPKGDQGEVGEEGDQGKLGKSGPPGLPGEPGKIGLPGEIGQTGKMGPIGDKGDKGDTGLDGPSGLKGKPGSTCDCGRYRKVVGQLDVNTVKLRNAVKFVKNVILGLKETEERYYLLVKEPKKFREASVNCKLRGGTLAMPKTSNTNQLMADYVSQAGLTRVYIGVQAQNTDKDGASSYVYADSSPLQGFAAWSQVEELHFRLSPTTNSSCVELLSTGTWAHVECDATMFFICEFPKIKRRGGAERQGRSEPASS